ATCTCTTGATAAATTGTAGCGTTCTCCAGTTAACTCAAGTGTTATGCTATTctgtaaaagtttaaaaaaccTCTCATGCATAAATATGAacataatattatcaaatacaacaaaacaaacatcctttaaatgaaaaacagcaggtccgagaccacaattgtcgtcccttgattttatatcatatatatttttacttaccAGTCAAGGAATATACATAaggattatctcccttacaaCGTTCTCATAACTCGCAACACCTGGATGATTTCAAACATCTATCTAACATTGATCATCCGGGTGAATGCCTCCTCAGTTTATCTTTCGGCGGCAACAAAATAAGACGTTCTCACTTTGAGACTTTCTATTATAGTCTCCTCgttgcaatttttatttatgtacgTTTAATATTATCGTCCGCTAATATTGGACGATGGCTGAAGAATATAGACACTCACTGACTGACGCAAATGCTGAAAATTTAGATTCAGATAGTGCAGGTGAAACGCCAACGGGTGATTTTCTCGTGAAAAAAATGGCGAGGACAACAAAAGACGCTtcttcaaagaaaaagaaaggtGTGTGAAAGACGGCTGAACTTGAGAATAAGTTAAACAGTATGGAAGACAGGTTTGATAAGAAAATGGATATGTTATTTGCTGTTATGAACAAGTCATGTTCTTCTATAGGTAGTTCGACTGTTGCACAGGTTTCTCAATCTGGAAGTTCAGATAACGTCCCAAGTACAGGGGAGCGTAGACCGGTAATTTCTTTGAATGCAAATCTTGATGAGGACTTGGGAAGTCCTAGAATTatcagaaatattgattttgacaATAGGTCAAAAATTTCTCTTCATATAGACAGTCGTGAAAAGGCTGATTTACTTGGTTTATGTTCATCAGAGGATGAATATTCTCGTGGCCTCAGTAGTCCTGTTTATTCTCAGGCTGGCAATAAATCTAGAAATGTTGAAAGATTTAGTCAATATCTACAAACTCAACCTACTATTAGTAACAATGTTGAAAGTCAGTCAAATCAGAGACAAACAAGTAACATtgataataataacaataaaactgTAGACAAGCAGTcagataatttaaatttattgtctaaaCTTTTCAAGGAAGATATTCCTTCAGAATCTTCTGATAATTCTGGTGGCTTGATCATTGATGAGGCACAGGTTAGAATTCTAGAACGTTCCTGGAGAACTAAAAATCCAGAGAAACTTACAGCTTATAAAGATGAATACCGTAGTTGTTTTCCGGTTAATGATAAATCTAAAAGCTTTTTGCAAGTACCCAGTTTGGATGATTTATTAGAACCAATGATAAGAACTGTTCATGGTACAAATAGTGTTAAGTCATGGGACAAACATAAGCAGTTGGTTACTCAACCTTTAAAACAGATAGAGAATCTAGCCTATCAAGGGCAGGTGGCTTCACCTATGGGTATTATATCAGTGTTGTATATGCAACAAACATTAGGAACCTTATTAGAGAgggttgaaaatgaaaatgttagtGATGAAACTTGTCAAATGGTGAAGGACTTGTTTGCAATTTCGACAAAGTCTCTTGATCAGGTAGGACGCACAGGTGCGTTTAACCATATGATACGCAGGAAGGCTGCAGCTACTGAGTCTGGTTTAAATAACTTGAAAGATATACAGGCTAAAGTTTTGTATTTACCTCTTTCGAATGAAGGTGTATTTGGTAAAGGTTTGGAAGACAAACTTGAGAAACGTAAAGAACAACGTGAGCAACTAGACGATCTGTTACCAGAGTATAAGAACAATAATAAGAGAAAGTTTGAATCTACTCAGGTGCGTCAAGATTGGCAAAATAAAGCTCCTAGATATAGTTCTAACAATAGTTATACTCATGTTAATTATAACAATGCTAATTCAGCTGATAAACGTTCAGGTTTTAGTTATAATAAATCTTCTGTGAGATCTGCTCCTAGGAAGTTCCAGAAAGACAATAAAGCTGATGACTTTGGGAAAAAAGATGAAGAAAAGAAAGCAGGTGGCAACTGGAATTCTTTTCGGATCCCAAAGAAAAACAGTAGCTGACTCAGAGTTAAAGGTAATAATTTATCAGAATCAGGCCGAGATACCAGTTGGGGGTCGTCTAAGATTTTTTTCGAGacaattggtaaaaaataaCAGACGATCAATGGGTCTTGTCAATAATAGCAGAGGGTTCTAGAAATGCTATTTTGGACAGGCATACGGAAAACCTCTGTGTCTTTAAAAGACTCGGATATTTTAATCCAAGAAATAAAGACTATAATAGGAAAAGATGCT
This is a stretch of genomic DNA from Mytilus trossulus isolate FHL-02 chromosome 6, PNRI_Mtr1.1.1.hap1, whole genome shotgun sequence. It encodes these proteins:
- the LOC134722234 gene encoding uncharacterized protein LOC134722234, which translates into the protein MEDRFDKKMDMLFAVMNKSCSSIGSSTVAQVSQSGSSDNVPSTGERRPVISLNANLDEDLGSPRIIRNIDFDNRSKISLHIDSREKADLLGLCSSEDEYSRGLSSPVYSQAGNKSRNVERFSQYLQTQPTISNNVESQSNQRQTSNIDNNNNKTVDKQSDNLNLLSKLFKEDIPSESSDNSGGLIIDEAQVRILERSWRTKNPEKLTAYKDEYRSCFPVNDKSKSFLQVPSLDDLLEPMIRTVHGTNSVKSWDKHKQLVTQPLKQIENLAYQGQVASPMGIISVLYMQQTLGTLLERVENENVSDETCQMVKDLFAISTKSLDQVGRTGAFNHMIRRKAAATESGLNNLKDIQAKVLYLPLSNEGVFGKGLEDKLEKRKEQREQLDDLLPEYKNNNKRKFESTQVRQDWQNKAPRYSSNNSYTHVNYNNANSADKRSGFSYNKSSVRSAPRKFQKDNKADDFGKKDEEKKAGGNWNSFRIPKKNSS